A single window of Agelaius phoeniceus isolate bAgePho1 chromosome 16, bAgePho1.hap1, whole genome shotgun sequence DNA harbors:
- the LITAF gene encoding lipopolysaccharide-induced tumor necrosis factor-alpha factor isoform X1: MPMYMSAASANPVPSAPPSYEEAVGINVNYPQPYPVPGPGQKPDGKGTNLPPHVGQPPPANNPITVQTVYVQQPVVFYDRPVQMVCPSCNQVIVTRLSYDSGALTWLSCGGLCLLGCIAGCCLIPFCIDALKDVDHTCPKCSALVGSYKRL, from the exons ATGCCAATGT ATATGTCTGCTGCCAGTGCCAATCCTGTCCCATCTGCACCACCTTCTTATGAGGAAGCTGTAGGAATCAATGTGAACTATCCTCAGCCCTATCCTGTCCCTGGCCCGGGACAGAAGCCAGATGGGAAGGGAACGAACCTTCCCCCACACGTGGGACAGCCTCCACCAGCAAATAACCCCA TTACTGTTCAGACGGTGTACGTGCAGCAGCCAGTAGTGTTCTATGACCGCCCAGTTCAGATGGTCTGCCCTTCCTGTAACCAGGTGATAGTGACACGTCTCTCGTACGACTCAGGAGCTTTGACCTGGCTGTCATGTGGTGGCCTCTGCCTGCTGGG GTGTATAGCAGGCTGCTGCTTAATTCCCTTCTGCATTGATGCCCTAAAGGATGTGGATCACACCTGTCCGAAATGCAGCGCTCTTGTTGGCTCTTACAAACGTTTATAG
- the LITAF gene encoding lipopolysaccharide-induced tumor necrosis factor-alpha factor isoform X2, which translates to MSAASANPVPSAPPSYEEAVGINVNYPQPYPVPGPGQKPDGKGTNLPPHVGQPPPANNPITVQTVYVQQPVVFYDRPVQMVCPSCNQVIVTRLSYDSGALTWLSCGGLCLLGCIAGCCLIPFCIDALKDVDHTCPKCSALVGSYKRL; encoded by the exons ATGTCTGCTGCCAGTGCCAATCCTGTCCCATCTGCACCACCTTCTTATGAGGAAGCTGTAGGAATCAATGTGAACTATCCTCAGCCCTATCCTGTCCCTGGCCCGGGACAGAAGCCAGATGGGAAGGGAACGAACCTTCCCCCACACGTGGGACAGCCTCCACCAGCAAATAACCCCA TTACTGTTCAGACGGTGTACGTGCAGCAGCCAGTAGTGTTCTATGACCGCCCAGTTCAGATGGTCTGCCCTTCCTGTAACCAGGTGATAGTGACACGTCTCTCGTACGACTCAGGAGCTTTGACCTGGCTGTCATGTGGTGGCCTCTGCCTGCTGGG GTGTATAGCAGGCTGCTGCTTAATTCCCTTCTGCATTGATGCCCTAAAGGATGTGGATCACACCTGTCCGAAATGCAGCGCTCTTGTTGGCTCTTACAAACGTTTATAG